Proteins co-encoded in one Dendropsophus ebraccatus isolate aDenEbr1 chromosome 9, aDenEbr1.pat, whole genome shotgun sequence genomic window:
- the LOC138801730 gene encoding uncharacterized protein: MAKGEVSQDTPGLELLPVDTHGLELLHVDTSGLELLPVDTPGLELLPVDTPGLELLPVDTSGLELLHVDTPGLELLPVDTPGLELLPVDTPGLELLPVDTSGLELLPVDTPGLELLPVDTPGLELLPVDTSGLELLPVDTSGLELLPVDTPGLELLPVDTPGLELLPVDTPGLELLPVDTSGLELLPVDTPGLELLPVDTSGLELLPVDTPGLELLPVDTPGLELLPVDTPGLELLPVDTSGLELLPVDTPGFSILWLSM; this comes from the exons ATGGccaaaggggaagtgtcccaag ACACACCAGGACTGGAGCTTCTCCCTGTAGACACACACGGACTGGAGCTTCTCCATGTAGACACATCAGGACTGGAGCTTCTCCCTGTAGACACACCAGGACTGGAGCTTCTCCCTGTAGACACACCAGGACTGGAGCTTCTCCCTGTAGACACATCAGGACTGGAGCTTCTCCATGTAGACACACCAGGACTGGAGCTTCTCCCTGTAGACACACCAGGACTGGAGCTTCTCCCTGTAGACACACCAGGACTGGAGCTTCTCCCTGTAGACACATCAGGACTGGAGCTTCTCCCTGTAGACACACCAGGACTGGAGCTTCTCCCTGTAGACACACCAGGACTGGAGCTTCTCCCTGTAGACACATCAGGACTGGAGCTTCTCCCTGTAGACACATCAGGACTGGAGCTTCTCCCTGTAGACACACCAGGACTGGAGCTTCTCCCTGTAGACACACCAGGACTAGAGCTTCTCCCTGTAGACACACCAGGACTGGAGCTTCTCCCTGTAGACACATCAGGACTGGAGCTTCTCCCTGTAGACACACCAGGACTGGAGCTTCTCCCTGTAGACACATCAGGACTGGAGCTTCTCCCTGTAGACACACCAGGACTGGAGCTTCTCCCTGTAGACACACCAGGACTGGAGCTTCTCCCTGTAGACACACCAGGACTGGAGCTTCTCCCTGTAGACACATCAGGACTGGAGCTTCTCCCTGTAGACACACCAGGGTTCTCCATACTCTGGCTGTCCATGTAG